The DNA window aattaaataaacatttaaaagaaaagtactGTTCTGGTTTTGCTTGAAATTTGATTTGCTAATATTTCCTATCTCTGAGCTGAGAATTTCCAAGCAACAACtctttaacctttcttttccttccctatATTGAAAGGCAACAACTACTCTGCAAGTTTGTTAACGACTTTCTGGGTTAAATGTAGAACATTAAGGTTTGGTTCAGTGTGACAGTGTaacatgtgttttgtgtgtgttctcATTAAAGATGGTATCTTTAAAAGAAGTGGAACTAAGTAACTTCACATTGGGTTGAAAATACTAATTAAATCATAACACTCAAGAcaaattgaaataattttatgtattagtgggatttatatatttaatattatccATTTTGATGTACAAATTATACACCTGTCTATGATGAAATCCAGTAGTCAATAAAATATAACCCTCCATGATTTCCTTCATTGATTTTGCAAGTCTGTCTACAATCTGTTTCTTGCTGCTAAGAATGATCAATCCCCAGGACCCTTGCTATCCCTTGGACTCCCAGCCTCCTACCTGGATGAAGGCAGCAGAGTCTTCCCATTCCCACATTTCACTGATAGGAAATCAgtgttaaaatgtaaataatagacacattaataaaaacacaaagcaaCGGCAATGAgtgaatgtgaaaatatgtaGGAGGAGTTGGACAGCGTGGCTATTTCAGCCACTAGCTGCCTCTGCTGCAGAAACCACACTCGAACAAGAAACTCAGTCAGCTCAGTGGGTCACACACAGGAAGAAGACACAAGAGTGGGGGAAGAACTAATTGCGAAGGATACTagatggagaggaaggggaacaAGAGGAGGGAAAAGGGTGTGTGAAAGTGGATAAAATCACTTTATAATtgtatatgaaattatatataaaatcatatataattataaaaaccttgtataattatataaatgtatgaagccatcaaacaggaaaaagagaaaggagagaactgagagaAGTCTCTTCCTTAAGGAAGTCTCATGCTCTAGTGCCTTTTCAGAGTAATTCCAACCATCTGGTTTTGTTTCTAagattttcttctgtattttaaacatttttctttagaatTCCATACACGAGTACATGagtagaaaaatgaaactatACATGTATCTCTCACTCTGCAAAAAACCAGTTTCAAATGGACCAGAGACCTCAACTTAAGAACTGACCCTTGCAAACTGTTGCAGCAGAAACTAAGTAGAATTTCAAGACATATGCCGCTATTTAAGGCACTCATTCCCATACATGGACCTAGGCAAACTCCTTTAGAGGTTTTTCCCCATCAGTCTTATCTAATGCTTACAGTTTTAAGGGAGGGAACCATACTTTTCACCCCTAGATGAAAAGGCTATGGATGAATTCTTGAGGACAGATTGCTATCCTCTGAAGCTGAGAGTGTCATCAGATAAAACCTGTCCCAGGATTTTCCCTACTTTGCTACAACAGGAATACAGAGTTTTCCTACTAATATATTTGCAAAATACTTTGATTTGATTCATGGCTTGGCATTTTTGTCACTGTTATACTAATTTTTGCAGAATTACTTCCATGTAAGATTGATACATTATTTAATGACAATCTGAATTCATGTATCTAGAGGATAGATATAAGACAAAggcatacacaaatatatttattttcacaaGACATAAGGTTATTCAGATATAAAGAAGTGGAAAACCATGTCTTGCTAACTCTGAAAAAGAGGTGGATAATTCTGGAGGGGGGCAAAAATGTGCAATTTAGGAAATAAAGCATGTCCACTGCTAATGAAGTAGGGGAACTTGTAAGCACCATGCAGTCTTCTTTCAGGGGTAGATCCCTTGAAATATGGCTTTTCcccccatttttattggatatattctttatctccatttctttttttttcgctttTAATTCTACTGAAGGAAATGAATCCTATTGATAGATCACTTAACTACATTATCCTTGTTTTAAAGTATTTCAATTCTTCACGGGAACAGACAAATATAGGTATCAAACCTCAAACTTGTTTTTTACATTAAATACTGTCAAGAGAAAACAGTCACTTTGGAAAGAAATCTTTAGTAgacatggttttgtttgtttgtttgtttgttttgttttgtttgctttcttttgggtAATATCTCCATGATGTTTAATTACATATTAAAATAGTATATTtcttattggatactttttatttacatttcaaatgttattcacttttctggtttcccctccataagccccctatcccatcgcccctccccttccaccttctatgagggtgttcccccttccaaccacccccttcccacctccccaccctgaaattcccctactctgaggggtccagtcttggcaggaccaagggcttctccacccactggtgcccaacaaggccatcctctactacatatgcagctggaaccatgggtctgtccacatgtattctttgggtagcggtttagtccctgggagctctggttggttggtattgttcttatggggctgaaagccccttcatctccttcaattctttctctaactcctccaatggggaccccattctcagttcaatggttgactgctagcatttgcctttgtatttgtcatgctcggGCTGAGCATCTCAGgaaacagctgtatcaggctcctgtcagccagcgCTTCTTGGCCTCATCAATATTGtgtggatttggtggctgtatatatatatatatatatatatatatatatatatatatatatatatatatatatatatatatatgggctggatccccaggtggggcaggctctggatgatCACACGTTTTTTCTTTGTCCCAAACTTTGTATCCAAATCTCTTCCTATGAttgcttttaagaaggagtgaagcatacatactttggtcatccttcttgaacttcatgtggcctataaattgtatcttgggaaattagagattttgggctaatattcactaatcaatgagtgcataccatgcattatttctgtgattgggttacctcactcaggatgacattttctatttccaacaatttgcctatgaatttcatgaagtcattgtttttgatagctgaatagtattccattgtgtagatgaaccacattatcagtgtccattcctctgttgaagggcatctgggttctttccagcttctagctataataaataaggcttctatgaacagagtggagcacatgtccttgttatatgttggagcgtcatttgggtatatgcctaggagtgatatagctgggtcctcaggtagtgcaatgtcccattttctgaggaacctctagactaaATCCtgaagtggttgtaccagcttgaaatcccaccaacaatgaagattgctcctctttctccacatcatcaccaacatttgttgtcacctgagtgtttgatcttatccattatgactggtttgaggtggaatctcagggatgttttgatttgcattttcctgatgactaaggatgttgaacattactttaggtacttctcagacatttgaaattcctcagctgagaattctttgtttagctctgtaccccattttaatagggttatttgactctctggagtctaacttcttgagttctttgtatatattggatattagccctctatgggatgtacaattggtaaagatcttttcccaatctgttggttgctattttgtcctaacgacagtgtcctttgccttacagaagctttgcaattttatgagaccccatttgttgattcttgatattagagcataagctattggtgttctgttcaggaaattttccccagtgcccatgtgtttgagtctcttctccactttttcttctattaagttgaatgtatctggttttatgtggaggttcttgatccacttggacttaaactttgtacagtgtgataagaatggattgatttgcattcttctatatccTGACCTgtagttgaaacagcaccatttgttgaaaatgctctttttttcgattggatggttttagctcctttatcaaagattaagttaccataggtgtgtgggttcatttctgggtcttcaagtctgTTCCActcctgcctgtctgtgtaccaataccacacgtgattttttaaatctgtattgctctgtaatacagcttgaggtcaggtatggtgattttcccagaagttcttttattgttgaggatagtttttgatattctgggttttttgttattccagatgaatttgcaaattgcgctaactctatgaagaattgagttggaattttgatggggattgcattgaatctgtagattgcttttggcaaaatggtcattttactatattaatcctgccaatccatgagcatatgttatctcccttcctgaTTTCCCTTCCAGAAATTCCCTATCCCATTTCCCACCCTCTGTCTCCATGAGTGTGCTTCCCCATCCATtttcccactccctcctgcctctctatCTGGGcattccctatactggggcatctaacattcacagcaccaagggcctctcctcctattgatgcccaacaagacgaTCCTTtcctacatatgcggctggagacATGAGTTGCTCCAGATGTACTCTTTGGTTTTGTAGTTTAGTTTCTGAGAGCTCTGAAAACTGAGAGTCTTGGTGGGATAAAGGGGCAGGGCTGAGGGTTATGGCTTCCATTAGGGAAGAAAGGCAGATAGAAAGCAGGCATAACCACCTTGCATTTGCTACTTTCTGACTTCCTGAGATGTCATATTATGGAACAGCACCATTTGCACCAATCAAAATTCACACATGGTTTTCTGGGATGATATTTAATGTTCGTGCTAAGTATTTCTCTAACTGGAGAACTTTTTCATTCATGCATCTTTGTACTCCATAGAAAATTTTCATAATGAGAATGTATAATTTTTACTAAAAGTAGTAAAGTGACTAATCTTTGGGACATTCACTAAATGTTGGGCCATTGAATgttgtatttaaattttaatggtGTCATTTTCAGGTATCTGTCATTTGTGAATATGACTGGCTTACTACCCTATTTTTGTGACTAAAGTTGTTTTTCTGTAACCTAATGTACAAAACACTACATTCTTGATGTTTCAACTCGATGATCCCcctatctccaattttctgaatcGGCAATTTATGTTAAGGTAAAATAAACTTTCCCCTGCCCAAGCTTCTTTTGGCCTATgtgtcatcacagcaatagaaaagtggaAACATCCAAAAGGTCGCCTGTCACAGTCACATCAGCTTCATCCTAGAGATGGAGGGATGCCACAATATATACAAGTCAATGAATGTAATCAATCACATACATAAATCCAAGGACAGAAACCACATGGTTTGTGTGATTTCTTTGTGGGCCCTTTGATGCAATCCAGAACCTTTAATAAAACTCCTAGAGATTCTAGGGACACAGGGGACATATCTCAGTATAATAAAAGCAATGGAAAACATCCCAAATTCCAACATGAATGGCATGAAACTCATGAAATTCCACCTCCAGTTGAAGATTATCAGTTGGTAATTTCTGGCTGCTGGAACAGGTGGAGTGTGGGATGTGGTTTCTGAGACGCTATCTATGTTCCAGTAGAAAGTCTTATACCCAAGTGCATTCAGGAAGCACTGAGTGGACATAATAGGTTTAAAACCAAAAGAAGCACATGAAATTGTCAGGGAAAAACAGTGAGGTGAACAGGGGCAGATTGTAGTGAGGAGAATAAGGATGGGTTCATCAAAAGTGAATTATATAAATGCAtgaaattttcaaacaaaaatattttaaaaatgaaaagtcaaATGCATGGTCATAAGATTTCTTTGTATTTAACAGGCTATCAATTTCAAAATCAGATTGTTAGAAAGTCTACTAGAAATGCATGTGAAGAATGCTAATATATcagtttaatttgtttaatttccCTACTCAAGCATATATGTTTATTGCAGTGTGTGAATGCTGCTGAAGGTCCCTTTAGGACTGTCTGAAAGAAACGTGGTCTATATTGACAGAATGTCAGGCAATAAATGCAAAGTCCTGAGACAGAAAAATGTGAAATTGAATTTATAAAGGATAATTTTACTTTGAACTCTGGTTCTACTTGAGCGGTAGATACAGCTACAGGTGAAATCCAGTTGATagaagagaacacagagaaaatggGGGTCCAGGAAGAGTGGGCTGTATCACAGTTTGTTAGGAGCTAAAGTTTGTCTGGCTTCTCCATATGAAGATAGGATGAAGGCCATGCCTTTCTTCCAAGCAGCAGATAAGTTTCAAGACTCAAAGATGCATCTTTCTCACTGTTGGAGAACATTGAAGTGATCTATGCATCAATGGCATGAGGAGCTAAGCTTGTCCCAAGGATGGAGAATAAATGGGATGACATGGTGACCATCCAAAGTCTCTTTCTACAGATGTCTTCTTTGCTGGACTCAGTACTTGGTCTCTACCTCTCCCTTCATATCAATTCCCTTGGGGAAGACAGATGTGAAAAGGAGGTTCCCTTTTGTCTTGCTGCATTTATTAGAGAATTGCTTTGTATATTCTGAAAGGAGAACTTTCAGGTTATGGCGAGAACGTCAGATGATTCTGTGGATTTTTAGCCATGGAAAAAAACTCATTTTACTTATTTCATAATAACACATACATATGTGGCCTTTCTGATGCCCGACAGCCATTTTCTTGTGTTGGATTTTAGGTGTTGTTACCTTCACTTTTGTTCTTCCTTGTGCATGTAAACCATGTCTTCTGTGTTCCCTTGCACCTAGTCCAAAGGACTTATTTCTGGCATCTCACAAATCCAAGGCATACTGAAGAAACAGGATACATCATTCCAGTTCTTCCTGGGGTTTGAAGAGTCCCTCATGGTGGCACAGTCCTCCACAAAAACTATGTTATTGGGCTCTCCAGCATCCCAGAAGCTGTGGAGGCAAAACACAAGAGATCTTAAATTTCAGAAACAGGAGGCTCGATATAGTAAGCAACTTACATACTTGTTATTTTACTATCATTTTGGGAGATGGGATTTATAATCTCCATTTTATCAGTGAAGAAAACTCATTTACCTATGCCATCAGCTGGTGGGATCTTACTGTATTTCCATGCTCTTATGCAGATCCATGGATTTGAACCCAGAAAAAGGCACCATGGTGAGGATTGCTGGCCTGGCAGATGTGCTGCTTCTGCCCTTCTTCCTCACACCACTCTCACTCTCTGTGCTCTGCTAGAGTCTGTGTTTTCCTGGGTCACCCTTCCTGTACAGTGAGTCACATCTTCTCAGGTTTCAGGGCAGCTAAGTCCCTGAATTCACAGCTGCTGCTTTATTGAATTATGTGAtttcaacaaaaagaaataatggaAACCAACTGGAAACTCTTAAAGTATGGTGTTCCAATGACGCAGACCATTATTAAGGGGAAAAAGAACAGGAACATAAGAATATTCTGTTTTTTccaagttattatttttttccattatttcTATTTTAGGGCATAACtccatttttacccttttaaaAATCTGCATTGTAAGTCAAtggttcttcagttctttatcatTTTCACCTAacatttctcttttattcctttggCAATCATAGGGAATGGGAAAGCTAAGACCTGTACCTACCAGTTTCTTCTTCTTGCATGCATTCAGTATCACCAGTGATGGACCTGAACTTGCATCATTGTAACAAAAGCCAACCTGAGAATTTCCCTCAGTATGCTTTCACTTTAGGATTATCCCATGTGATAATTTTCCTGCAGAGCAGTACTTACCTCAGGGACTCTGTGAAAGGTGTATCATCCACCCATCGCCACTGACCCTCCACAACCTGGTCTGTCAGTCCAATGTAAAACTCTTTCTTTCTGGGTTTTGTGCGAAAAAGGAATTCCTAAGGAAGACATACAATTAATAagaataataatgataattagTAGATGAAATCAGGTATTTTCattctgaaaaaaatgttaaaaataattcgTTTTTAGAAGAGGTGAAGCAGAATTGAGACTAAACCTGACAGATAAGCATGCTTAAAAATGTAAGATTACTGAAGGCTatctcctaatttttttttattgtgagaAACTACAAGTAAGAAAATTCAACAGATGAAGACGCTCTTAAGTTCTAGGACATTCTTAGTAATCCATCCAATGTTTCTCTATTTTTAATGGCAACCACATATGATGTATCTATTTATTATGAGGAAGTAATAAGCCTGAAGACAACCTGTGTTAGATGTTTGCCCTCATTCATACAAAGTATCCACCAACAAAATAGTCTAGGGTTAGCTTCTTACCCCTCCCCCATTACAGTTAATATGGAAACTCCTCCTGTGAATAAGCcaagagacagtgacagagactgCCACACCATTGGCAACAGTAGCAGATCAAACATCACAGGTTCCAGTGGACATAATCTGTAGAGAACATGGCAGGCATCAGCACTGAGATGCCTGTTGGCCAATTACCTGCTCTTCCCATGTGTTGATAACCACCAGGTGAGCCCCCATGTCTGAGCAATTATTTAGACTTGATGGCCAGGTTAAGGTGGTTGTAGAGAAAAAGTAGCAACTAGATTGAAAATGTTTCCAGTTCAAAGGGCAGCAATTCTTGACTGAACCTAGGAGGAGAAAGGCTTCAGACAATGCCCAGAAACTTTGCTACTGATACTGTGTGTTCCAGAGAGTTATACCTGATGCTTCAAGGTAGCAGGAAAGCTCCTTAATAGTTTTATGTGGCTGTAACTTCTTCTGCCCATAAATTTGAAAACTGTGATATGTTACTGTAAGAGGAAAGGAATGTAGTTAATGCTTTGGGTCCTTTTCAGTGCTGAAGCCCTTGCCCTTTGTTTTGCCCTCATAACAAAATAGCCAACAGTGGTCACAATATTTCCTCACCAAACATCCTCCCCTCCACACTGGGATGCCCTTCCTCAAAGAAAGAGTAATTCACATTTAATGGCTTtcctcacataaaaaaaaataagctatTTTTCTGATACATGTTTGCAGTCCTTTCTGAGCTATATCTAACCATCTAAACCTTCAATCCATAAAAAAATTGTTGTGTTCTTTGTCCTGACCAGGTATCTTAGCTGCAGGTTAACTTTTCAAAGAGAAGGCTAATCTAATGATAGTGTTCTGAGAAGGAGAACTCCAGAGCACCAAGAGAATGGAAAATATGCACTGCAAAAATAATTAGAGATGACTGAAATTCAGTTATAGTTGAGTTTTTGGCTTAGGAAATAGCCTAGAACTTGAGGACAGATACGgagaaaagtgaaataaaaagatATTATCCATCTGGTCAAAAACTCCACAGCAGGGAACATCGCAGACCCTCACTGAGTCTTTGAATACCATTGCTCATCttaatcagtggttctcaacttgtgggtcttgacccctttggtggttgcatatcagatatcttgcatatcagatatttattttcatttctattcataacagtatccaaattacagttatgaagtagtaactaGGTAATTTTACACTtagggtcaccataacatgagaaactattttaaagtgtcgcagcattaagaaggttgagaaccactcagcTAAACTAATGTGGGGCATGCAGACAATGCTGCAAGAGGAACCGGTATGGAACTGGTGAGGTAGAACATAGTCCGACATAAGGAAATCTGAGAACTTGAAAGGGGCAGGAGTAAAACcagctccttccctctttccatgTCTGCTTTAGAGCACATAATCAGGCAACCCCTAGCCGGGTAGTTCATGAACCTAGCACCTAGAACACCTCTCCATGAAAATGAGGTATCTCAGTAGCCTTAGCTTTCAGCCAATGACTTTTTCCCTCCCTGGATAGTCTCATGCCCTGAATCAAGTGTATGCGTTCAAACCTCTCCCCCCACAACAAAAGAAATACTAACAAGCTAAGATCATCTCAGAGAGTTGCTTCATTAAAGATGTCAGAGAAGGCCTCCACTTAAAAGAGCCGCAACACTAAGATTcttagagaacacacacacacaccccacttgaTTCCAACCAGACTGGTATCTTGTTTCAATCTTTCAGCCCAGCCTGTAGCAGCGACTGACAGCTCCAAGGGAAGAGGCAGACTGTGGACCCCACACTTTCAGGACTTTGCTCTGCCCTCTCCAAGCCAGCATACCAGCAGCATCGGGACACCTCGAGGGGAGACGTGGAACccagaaacaaaaattaatatagtGCCAAGTTGctgtttatgtatttgtgtttatatccatagacagacaaacagaattcAGCCTGATAGACCATGCTGTCATTCTGGTGACTGACAGAGGATGCAGAAGCACAGGACCACACAAGGTGCTGAGAACAAATGATGGATAGTGTTCATCTCTAAACCAGATATTAATCACCCACTTCATGGCCCTGGTACACTGCAGAAGAGGGAAAGGATGTAAAAGCCTGACTATTAGGAGATAGTTGAGAAACGTCATCTTCTGGATAGGACACAGCTATTATAATCCGAAACTAACAGTGGCTTACTGGGTTTGCCAAAGAATGTGTCCATTCATTCTCAGATGTGGTTGGAGGAGTGCAGATCCTCTGTTGGAGTATTTCCTATTGATAAGTTCAGGGAGTAGGGAAAGTGCTCCCTTCAATTGTGTACTCTGAGTGACCCTATCATCTTCCAATGGATGCACTTCTCCAGTGATTGCACAGATGACCCatgttaaactaaatggatcacaaaaccaaactaaaagtcatgaaattGGTAAAGGGACCAGGTGGGATTGATCCTTAAGGGAGGGACATAGAGGGAGTGTGAGAGAATGAGTAATTGGAAAACatcacatacatgtatgaaactgttaaacaacaaaaatggccaaggaaaataaaatatagcatACACATAACtttgtgaaaacaaaaacaaaaggcctCTTTATACAAAAAGTGATGCACCAAGCAAGTTTCTACCGCTAGTGTTTGCTATGGAGAAACAAGTGTGACTTTGATCTTCAGAACCCACCAACACATCTGGTGATGAAACAGACACTGAGAAACAGGATGGAGGCCCCAGCCATCGTCCATAAAAGCACTTGGGAGTTTTTGAAGCATTCTCTCTCtgtaggaagaaagagaaaatacacTAGATCTTCCCAAAGAGCTACGCAAAAGAAGTTTGAATTGACTCTACCATTACTCCTTCTAGTCCCCATGCTTGCCCACACATCCGTGCCCTCTGAAGGTTGCTGGTCTTCATCCCCCGAGCTAACAATTCAGGAGAGTTGTGTGGAAGCATCTGTTTCTGGGGGGCTGCTAGCCTCGAAACCACACCATAAGAAGCACTGAgcttttcctttctacttcccCTGTTTAAAAAAGCTTCTGCACTTTAAGGCCTTCCCTCCATGCTTctgccctttcttctcttctcatcTTACCTCATGTTCTCTCTTTGCTTTTCTAGCCTCTTCTCAGCATCTCAATTTTAAGCTTTTTGTAAATTAGACAAAACATTCCTTATCCCCAACATACATTTTACAGACAATTAGAGTAAATTCCACAGAAGTGAAGGACTTGTTCAAAGACACTCAGAGTATCACAGAAGGTAGAAACAGTGAACAGGCAGGCTCTgcctccccatccccactccttCTTCTGGACTCCTCAGAAAGAGTTCtgacctttcctctcttctgtttTTTTCCACCTCACTACGGGCTTTTCCATCACCCTAACCCTTAGCAAACTTCTAATCGGAGAGctaaacaagcaaagaaagactTGCAGGTCATACCTGTGTGGTGTGATGCAGGCGATTTGGTTGAATtcattcttccctttccttctcgtCTCAGTTTAGAAAGAGCCCCTGAAAAGTGGGTCTCAAAAGGTGAATCCTTTGCtctctttttaaaagttcaagcctaaaaaaaaaaaaaaaagttcaagccTAACAGACTTGGATAGAACAGTATGCTAACGTACTCTACAGATGTGCAATTAAGTCAGAATTTCCTCTCTTGCACAAGGACAAGGAGTTTATTGGATACCACGCCACTTCTCACTCCAGACCACAAAAGAGGAAATGATGAAGTATATGGTAAACATTAAGAGGAATGGCAGAGAGGCTTCAAAACAATTCTGTTATTTTGGTTGGTAAATGCCTTGCTTTTCTCAAAGTCTAACTTGGTCCCAATTTTCCTTTGTGGAAACACATTTTGTATTctggttgttttcattttgttttgttttgttgtctgtgTCAAGCACACATTTCTTCACAGACAGGAGGCTGAGAGTCTCTATCTACAACCAGCACACAGCTGGGCACAAAATGTGCATATTTACAAGTTagcaataaatgctttcttttggtcTTCTGTTCCTTTTCCTTTACCAACTCTTAGATGCTAACTGTGTGGACTCACTGACTCTTTTTTACCAAGGTGCTATCCACCAGATTGTTTCATAGATCAGTCTCACATGACTTTGTGAGTCAATTCAGTTTCTTAAACTGACACACAATGTCTAAGGACTCATTAAGTACTTTAATTCTATTGGGAAATTTTAGAGGAGGAACAGATTTGAGTGTCAGAAGAAGCAATTTTAGTTAGACATTAGAACTCAGGGCTTCCCTGGAGTGTGAGCTTGATATAGGATGTCTTTCCTAAACTTCCCACAAGTTTCCTAAAGACTCTTTAGTGTCTGTAAAAGTCACCTTAGTATCAGCTGTCTTAAGGATGTGAGCGTTAGGAGACAGAAGTGATACACATATGACTTGGTAATCCCCGTGCTGGATGAGTCAGATTTCCTTTGTGCTACAATATTTTTTGCCTAAAGGAAACTCTATTATTTCCATAGATTGGAaaatttttctctgattctttttcaCAGACGCATGGACTTTTTCAAGTATCTCGAGTAGTAT is part of the Rattus norvegicus strain BN/NHsdMcwi chromosome 4, GRCr8, whole genome shotgun sequence genome and encodes:
- the Clec4e gene encoding C-type lectin domain family 4 member E isoform X2 translates to MGAHLVVINTWEEQEFLFRTKPRKKEFYIGLTDQVVEGQWRWVDDTPFTESLSFWDAGEPNNIVFVEDCATMRDSSNPRKNWNDVSCFFSMPWICEMPEISPLD
- the Clec4e gene encoding C-type lectin domain family 4 member E isoform X1, whose protein sequence is MNSTKSPASHHTERECFKNSQVLLWTMAGASILFLSVCFITRCVGSVKNCCPLNWKHFQSSCYFFSTTTLTWPSSLNNCSDMGAHLVVINTWEEQEFLFRTKPRKKEFYIGLTDQVVEGQWRWVDDTPFTESLSFWDAGEPNNIVFVEDCATMRDSSNPRKNWNDVSCFFSMPWICEMPEISPLD
- the Clec4e gene encoding C-type lectin domain family 4 member E — protein: MNSTKSPASHHTERECFKNSQVLLWTMAGASILFLSVCFITRCVVTYHSFQIYGQKKLQPHKTIKELSCYLEASGSVKNCCPLNWKHFQSSCYFFSTTTLTWPSSLNNCSDMGAHLVVINTWEEQEFLFRTKPRKKEFYIGLTDQVVEGQWRWVDDTPFTESLSFWDAGEPNNIVFVEDCATMRDSSNPRKNWNDVSCFFSMPWICEMPEISPLD